In the Candidatus Neomarinimicrobiota bacterium genome, one interval contains:
- the rnc gene encoding ribonuclease III encodes MTSQSLFRKISHKISRLLSRDKKACLGDKIYRLFPYRFQDPDLLNQAFLHASAIDPETQTRDDSYERLEFLGDAVLELVVSRFLFHKFPDYSEGKLTQMRSKLVNRTTLSKVSTKLGFGDLMILGRGGEKDNLRTLHSVLSDLYESFTGALYLDGGYQVASDFIHQTLLINHHKYIPAPDTQNYKGNLYEYCQKNGLPEPVFKVISENGPEHGKDFEISVIVNGEVYGTGTGKNKKSAAQEAARFALGRIREEEKNQSSS; translated from the coding sequence ATGACATCACAATCCCTGTTTCGTAAAATTTCCCATAAAATTTCCCGTTTGCTTTCCCGGGACAAGAAAGCCTGTCTGGGAGATAAAATTTACCGTTTGTTTCCCTATCGTTTCCAGGATCCGGATCTCTTAAATCAAGCTTTTTTACATGCTTCGGCTATTGATCCCGAAACCCAGACCCGTGATGATAGTTATGAGCGATTGGAATTTCTGGGTGATGCCGTACTGGAACTTGTAGTCAGCCGTTTTCTTTTCCATAAATTTCCCGATTATTCCGAAGGGAAGCTGACGCAGATGCGTTCAAAACTGGTTAACCGTACCACACTGTCTAAGGTCTCTACGAAACTGGGCTTTGGAGATCTCATGATTTTAGGAAGGGGAGGAGAAAAGGATAATTTGCGGACCCTCCATTCTGTGTTGTCAGATCTTTATGAATCTTTTACCGGTGCCTTGTATCTGGATGGCGGATATCAGGTTGCCTCTGATTTTATCCATCAGACCTTGCTGATTAACCATCATAAGTACATACCTGCCCCGGATACACAGAATTATAAAGGCAACCTGTATGAATATTGCCAGAAAAACGGTTTGCCCGAACCGGTTTTTAAAGTGATCAGCGAAAACGGACCAGAACACGGGAAGGATTTTGAAATCAGTGTCATCGTAAATGGCGAAGTGTATGGTACGGGGACAGGTAAAAATAAAAAGTCTGCAGCTCAGGAGGCGGCACGATTTGCCCTGGGACGTATCAGGGAAGAAGAAAAAAATCAGTCGTCATCCTGA
- the acpP gene encoding acyl carrier protein produces the protein MAHVTFEELKTKVAEKLNIDEKKITPEARFIEDLEADSLDTVELIMFLEEEYGITISDEDVDKLKSVGDVFLYLQTNV, from the coding sequence ATGGCTCATGTGACTTTTGAAGAACTGAAAACCAAAGTAGCTGAAAAGTTAAATATCGACGAAAAAAAAATTACACCGGAAGCCCGCTTTATTGAAGATCTGGAAGCGGATTCTCTGGATACCGTGGAATTGATCATGTTTCTGGAAGAGGAATATGGCATTACCATCTCCGATGAAGATGTAGACAAACTCAAATCTGTTGGTGATGTTTTTCTCTACCTCCAGACGAACGTCTGA
- the fabG gene encoding 3-oxoacyl-[acyl-carrier-protein] reductase, whose translation MKSDLKDKNILISGGSRGIGYDVAEHFLKSGSHVIIVGKNPERLSAAAENLSIYGPVTPMQCDISESMKVDTLFAEIKSRFTTLDCLVNAAGITRDQLAVRMKDSDWDAVIRVNLNGTFYMCRRAIRMMMAQHGGSVINISSVVGLHGNVGQANYSASKAGVIALTKTLAREVAGKNIRVNVIAPGFIETDMTKDLPDQVKENFLNSIPMKRFGLPRDVSGLAIFLASEDAAYITGQTFVVDGGLSM comes from the coding sequence ATGAAGAGTGATTTGAAAGACAAAAATATCCTGATATCGGGAGGTAGCCGGGGCATCGGCTATGACGTTGCCGAGCATTTTCTTAAATCCGGTTCCCATGTTATTATCGTGGGGAAAAATCCTGAGCGGCTTTCGGCAGCTGCCGAAAATTTATCAATATATGGACCTGTAACACCTATGCAATGTGATATTTCCGAATCCATGAAGGTTGACACTTTATTTGCAGAAATAAAGTCCCGTTTTACCACGCTGGATTGTTTGGTGAATGCTGCAGGGATTACTCGGGATCAACTGGCTGTCCGAATGAAAGATAGTGACTGGGATGCTGTGATACGTGTAAATTTGAATGGAACATTTTATATGTGTCGCAGGGCTATTCGGATGATGATGGCACAACATGGCGGATCTGTAATAAATATCAGTTCGGTTGTAGGACTCCACGGTAATGTGGGGCAAGCCAATTACAGTGCCTCTAAGGCCGGTGTGATTGCCCTGACCAAAACCCTGGCGCGGGAAGTCGCCGGAAAAAATATTCGCGTTAATGTAATTGCCCCGGGTTTTATCGAGACCGATATGACCAAAGATTTGCCCGATCAGGTAAAAGAAAATTTCTTAAATTCCATTCCCATGAAACGTTTTGGGTTACCCCGGGATGTTTCCGGCCTGGCAATTTTTCTTGCCTCGGAAGATGCCGCTTATATTACCGGACAGACTTTTGTGGTGGATGGCGGCCTGTCGATGTGA